The proteins below are encoded in one region of Mycteria americana isolate JAX WOST 10 ecotype Jacksonville Zoo and Gardens chromosome 22, USCA_MyAme_1.0, whole genome shotgun sequence:
- the CDK5R1 gene encoding cyclin-dependent kinase 5 activator 1 — translation MGTVLSLSPSYRKAPLFEEGAATVGHYTAVQNSKNAKEKGLKRHSLISVLPWKRIAAVSAKKKSSKKVQPNGGYQSNVTHLNNENLKKSLSCANLATFAPPPPPAAAAAALASAQKAPPAAPAAAAATPRRVVVQASTSELLRCLGEFLCRRCYRLKHLSPTDPVLWLRSVDRSLLLQGWQDQGFITPANVVFLYMLCRDVISAEVASDHELQAVLLTCLYLSYSYMGNEISYPLKPFLVESCKEAFWDRCLSIIDLMSPKMLQVNADPHYFTQVFADLKKESGAEEKGRLLIGLDR, via the coding sequence ATGGGCACGGTGCTGTCGCTGTCGCCGAGCTACCGGAAGGCCCCGCTGTTCGAGGAGGGGGCGGCCACGGTGGGGCACTACACGGCGGTGCAGAACAGCAAGAACGCCAAGGAGAAGGGCCTGAAGCGGCACTCGCTGATCTCGGTGCTGCCCTGGAAGCGCATCGCCGCCGTCTCCGCCAAGAAGAAGAGCTCCAAGAAGGTGCAGCCCAACGGCGGCTACCAGAGCAACGTGACCCACCTCAACAACGAGAACCTGAAGAAGTCGCTCTCCTGCGCCAACCTCGCCACCttcgcccccccgccgccccccgccgccgccgccgccgccctcgcctCGGCGCAGAaggcgccgccggccgcgcccgccgccgccgccgctaccCCGCGCCGGGTCGTGGTGCAGGCGTCCACCAGCGAGCTGCTGCGCTGCCTGGGCGAGTTCCTCTGCCGCCGCTGCTACCGGCTGAAGCACCTCTCGCCCACCGACCCCGTCCTCTGGCTGCGCTCCGTGGACCgctcgctgctgctgcagggctggcaggaccAGGGCTTCATCACGCCGGCCAACGTGGTCTTCCTCTACATGCTCTGCCGGGACGTCATCTCGGCCGAGGTGGCCAGCGACCACGAactgcaggcagtgctgctcaCCTGCCTGTACCTCTCCTACTCCTACATGGGCAACGAGATCTCCTACCCGCTCAAGCCCTTCCTGGTGGAGAGCTGTAAGGAGGCCTTCTGGGACCGCTGCCTCTCCATCATCGACCTCATGAGCCCCAAGATGCTGCAGGTCAACGCCGACCCGCACTACTTCACCCAGGTCTTCGCCGACCTCAAGAAGGAGAGCGGCGCCGAGGAGAAGGGTCGGCTGCTCATCGGCCTCGACCGGTga